Genomic window (Chelmon rostratus isolate fCheRos1 chromosome 15, fCheRos1.pri, whole genome shotgun sequence):
TGTTtatacagttttatttttttagattaaaatgCTCTTAAAATATGCAGGATCcctaattattcattatttttcctaATCAGCGTGCAgagtgacaggaagtcaggcagTTTCGGGAACTTCTGGTCCCTGTTGCATCTCAACAACAGCACAACAGGGTCTGTTTGCCTCAGTTAAGTGTTTTTCCCTCCAGGGGTAAAAGTTTGTGAACCCTGATCTACATCTTCTCCAGATTTGTCCACACCTTTCAAGAATCTCCTGGCAGCGTCCTGCACCATCTTTATCCTCTCCGACCTTCCctgcatttcagcagcatgGCTGATaaccttcacaataaaagccagaAATCATTTCACATCCATGCAGATATTCTGATTTGAAAGTATTAAGAAATTGAATGCagaattgattttcttttctgtgacgTGAGAAACCTCTGATCATCCACCAGTCTGATGGTTCCAAATGGCTGCAGCCGCTCagtgtattttctttctttccgtATTCGTCAATTTACTGTGTTGAACATGTGAGCAGCCAGTTCACTGTTAATGCCTGCAACACAGAATGCAAACAGACAGGTTAGGTGTGTCAGGATCTTTAAATGCCTTCTATGACACGTACTCAGCGTCGTGTGCACAATGTGTAATTCGTGATGGTTCTTGCGAGCTGAAGGACGGAATTCAGCAGGAAACCTCAGATGTCTTCAgcagaggttttttttattgcaggtttGATGCATTAAGGAGAATCTGACGAGCAGCACAACAATCACAGCTGTAAAACAACAACTCCTCGTACGCCCCCCAAACAACAGCCATTCTGTATCTGTCATTGGTACGTGTGATTCTATTGGACGCCTAAATCTAAACCTGAGCTCACGTCTGCGTTCGTCTCGCTTTAGCTTTACAAACTGATGTCACAGAGTCCTTATCTTCGACTGTTAAGATCTGGCCAATCCTCGCTGAGTGATCCCCTCTATCTACACATACTTTATCTATAGGACCTTGGTTACTATGGTAACACAGCCAGGAAGCGACCTTCAAGCTTCCACCTGCCAGAGTGGTTGCTGAAACGCTGGGTTTTGTACGACCACGTGAGGCCTTTGTGCTCTGTAGCCTTGGAGTCTTTGTGTGCTCACAGATGAAGCAGAGCTGAAGTGTCAGCTTCTATTCGCCTCGTTTCATTCTCCTCATGTTGCATTCAAGGGCCGCACCGAAAACTGCacaactgtttttaatgtaacaGGTACTTTAAGGGTTCctgacacacactgctgtgagtTATTCTGTTGAACACAGCGTACATTTGAACATATCAAAGGTTTTTTGTTGCCTCTTGTGGAAGATTTGAGATAAATTCATGATCTTAgaggcaaaagagagaaaaactgacaCTGCAGTAAAACCCTGTTTCATGTGATGGCAGATAAATAACTTCAAATAATTGTCAGGTGAGCCTTTTTTGTGCTGAGGCAGAGTAAACATCTCATTGGTTagtctgcagagctgaaactggcttaaaaacagttaaataatGTCATACAGCAAATTATAAGATCTATAGAGAGCTGAGCGTGTGGGTGGACTgagagcacacatacacaaaccaTCACAGCTgatcaaatatattttaatcttttcaaTTTGATGTTAATGAATACATATAAATTAAATCAACAAAAGAAGCCCCGGTGATTTGGGAAACATCAAAGACAGAGCAGGGGTCGAAGGTTACAGACAGGTTAGGAGGTGAAAAATCAGcccaaacaggaagcagacacagagaggaggaatcTCTGACAGCTAAAATgtgcctgctgctgttcagacGGCTGAAACTTTTGCTGCTGTCGGTGCTTCAGTCAGTTCATTTATCtgcaggaaaaaggaaagaaagcaaCCTcgtctgtgttttatgttggaTTTTCCCAGAAGAAACAAACAGCCCCGACCTCGTCACTGCAAGCTGTCTGCAGCAAAGAGACGTGAGATTCTTCTCTCGTAATGTGACGGTCTGACCGACATCAAAGCACTTAAACACAACTCAAAAAGCACAGCTGACTGCAGGCCGAGGAAATAACTAGTCTGACAATCAGACTTTGTTTTCACACCGTTATTGTGTTTGATTCAGTGAAATCAGAGATGTGAATAACCATTATGAGCCCTAGAGCCACGCTAACACACATCATGTCAGGAGTCTGTAGCTGTACACTTAAATCCAAATTATAGCCTCTGCATCCATCTGACCGCGAGGGTCCACGTGACGTCAATTTTGCCATCTGTCCATGTCAGTGAGGGAGCGGACAAATGCAGTTTTAGATTGTATCCAGCCCTTAAAGAAACGCTTCGACatttattttgggaaatacagtCATTTGCGTTCATGCCAAGAGATGGATGAGAGGAGTGATCCCGCTCTCGTGTCCCCACCTGGTCAAGAAACATTCAGGTgcacaatcaaacaaacaatgagctttagaggtgaattttgttacctctggacagagccaggctagctgtttccccctgcttccagtctttgtgctaagctaagctaactggctgccaAACTATtgctttctgcagagctgatCAGCATATCAACAGAGCTCGACTGTTTCCTGCcatctaataaaaacaaaaacgtcCCCCGAAATACGAAAATAAACATCTGGAAAAGTGACGACTAGAGCCACAAACTGACAGCTGCTCGACAACAGCTGAAGAGCTTCTGAGTTAAGCTACATGAAAGCTTCACTAAATGTCTAAAACTGAATAACTTAGTGTGAAAATGTACTCTGTCGGGTCAGCGAGTGTCGTCAGGAACGCACGAAGTTTCAAACGCACCCAGAGAGACCAGGAGGAAAGAAGTAACAGCGGTAGCCCTGCTGTTCAAACATTCGTAGAGCATCTCTATGTACAAGAGCGTGGACTTTATCTTTACTCAGCTCGTAAACATGCCTGGGAGACGACCTGGAAAATATGAACATATTCATCAGCTTGTTAACTCTCCATCTGCAGCGCAGCGTCCTCTGGACCTCTCTGGATCACAGCTCGAGCCGTTGCTTCACCTCAAAGAGTCTGTTTTGGTGTTTCTCGAGTCTAAATACCGCATCAGAGCCCCAGAAACACCCACAGTCAGTTCAGTAGTCATTCGTCTTCGCTCAAAGGCAGACACCGGTGTTTGTTTGAGTTCCTTCACTccacaaaaacctccctcaTCCTTGTCAGTTCAACTCGGATCCGTTCCTTTCGTTTCTCCTCTACTGCGACGGCGAGAACGTCAGGATCATCCACCCGATCACGAAGTAGAAGAGGAACACCGGGTACACCACCAGCGCCTTGCGGTTGGGCGGCTGGCTGTCGGCGAGGAAGGCCGTGGAGGCGAAGGTGGACCAGCCGAAGGACGCCGTCACCACCACCAGCCGCACGGCGAAGCTGACCGTCCCCGAGCCGCCGACCAGGACGATCCGGCACACGGCCATGGCCACCGTCAGAGGCATGATGCAGTAGCCCAGCACACACAGGCTCTGGAAGAAGGAGATGGTGCCGCCCAGCAGCTTGGAGTtgagggtgatgatgatggagcCAAACCAGATGATGACGAAGacctgaatgaaaaaaaatgtatttcaccATGTCAGAGGACaaatttatcattttaaataagATACAGAAATATAAGCAACCATTGAAATTAGCTTCAGATTAGCTTGACAGATAGAAGCTAATATAAGGACCTAATGAAGAGCTGATCAACTGAAACACATTAACATGGCTAGTAGTCAATTACATATCAATTAattgcaaaacaaatctacatAAAAGTAAACATTGTGAGTGAATCTGGGGCTCCTGGGGGTCTCTGGACAGCTGCCTACTCTATTTAGCCCAGTTGGTAATCCAGCCCCAGTCCAGCCTCCACCCTAAACCCTCAGAGAGTAGAACAGCGGCGGTACCTCAGCGAACTGCGGCCCCCCCTGGTCGTCGCTGTCAGCCGCGCcgccctgcagcagcagggccagCGTCACGCAGAGCAGCAGCGGGCCCCACAGGTCCCAGTCCCGCAGCAGAGCCGAGCTGCGCTTCGGGTACAGGACGTGGATGAACTTGTTCCCCACCGCCCGCAGGTCCCGCAAGATGGTCTCCTTCACTGGCTCGTCCAGCGTGGAGAACTCATCATCCCGCCTGGAGGAGCCGACGGGCACAGAGATGTCTCCCTCTACCGGGATGTCCTCGGAGATGGAGACATCTGACAGCCCGGCGAACGGCCTGCTGGCCTCCTCCGCTGCCGCCATTTTACTTTGGAGCGAAAAGTTTAACGAGAGCCGTTAAATAACTGGAGAGTTTAGACGACACAAACGGAGCCCATGTAATACGTTTTAAAACAAGACACCGACCGAGGCGGCAAACGTTCCTCTGAACCACTTAATTCAGTTCCAGTTGGTCCAGTCTGTCCGGCTGCTGGCGAGAGTCTGCTCCTCCACGTCAGCTGAGGATTGTTTACTTCCGCAGGACGTGAGTCACGTACATCCGGGTGGTGCGTTCACATACACTCACTAAACTCCGTTGGTGATAATCCTAAGGTTAGTCATTCATTACAGTTGTTCATCAAGGTATAAtggttcatttttattttaacacagacacactcttaACATTATGGTGATTTGAGgacaatattttatttcaaatggGTTATCAGATCCAAATGTTTTCCTTCCAAAGAGATTTTTTCTTTGAcattaataaagttatttttttgCCCTCGTGCATCTTAAATACATCTTTATACTATTATAATTAGATTAAAATAGAATTTCGACACACACGTCTGGCATAAAAGAAAAGTAAACACGTATAATGGAGAGTAAGTGCTACAATTCACCATTACATTTGAAGGCATCACCAGCGCTGGCGACGACGTCTGGTACTGATGACGCAGAAAACCGTCGACAGTCGTTGCGGAGTCgtgtgtttacactgtggaCCTGTCTCTTTGTAGCTCATTTTCTGCTAGAAAATGTCTTAAATTGAACCACTGATAGTCAGTTTTAAACGTGTTTTAACGCTCGGGTGTCTTGGAAGCGGCAGTAAGATGGATTCATTTGTGAAACAGGTGAAATCGGActgtgaggagctgctggaccGCTTCCAGCAAACAGACTCGGTCCGCTTCGAGGTTTTCTCCCAGATATGGAAGGAAATGAAGTTCTCACAGATTTTCTAGTAGGTTTCACCTTAAAAATACTATCAGTCAAAATGTTAGTTATTTTACGATATAAGTCAAGTCATTGGTGGCGTGAAGTGACTGCAAATTGTATTTTTTGAAAttcaagacaaaataaaaccacataCGCATTAATATTATATTCtacatttctgctttgttatTAACTCAAACAAATTCTCTGACGCTTTTATTATCTACTGTTATGTAAGCAGCGTTTCATGTGTGGTGAGCAGGAAAAATGCTTAATGaacttaataaaacacacagaaaacagctcaagaaatgttaaattaacaattaatgaaacagagaaaacattgtTGATGTTGCAGTGGGAAGAAAATGTCttgaaatttgacattttgtaaataaatgcaaactgaCATCTTtacattaataattaatgaattaatgaatacTTTCATGATCGATTAGCCGATTTTTGTGATTAATCAATTGACTCTATTTATCAATTCAACAAAATGCCCTGCACAGTTTCCCAGGGCCCAAGctgatgtcctcaaatgtctaATAATGACACttaaaaaccccaaaacactcagtttacagtgatgttATACTCGTTTAGGCCATTTTTCCTTCAGAACTGTCATAAACAGTTTATTGAATATCACAATTGTTGATTatgattttttcccccaatcATTAATCGTTAAAGGACTAATCGTTTTACAATCTTTTTCAGGTGTTTGTCctgttgttatttattcattttcattcatttattctctCTTTAAATGTGTTGCCACTCAGCTTTGACAGATGGCTCAGAGGCCACTTTCTCTACTGTTAAACAGATCTGACACAGAAattatagttattattattttaatcattaaacAACATGTTTGTCTCATAATTGTGATTTAGGATTCAATGAGCTCAGATATTACCTCATATTTGTTTGAaaatttctcattatttttaactTAGTACACATTTGAGAAAGTTCACATAGTTATgagacaataaataataatcagtCTCAGAACACCCAGTTCCTCTTCAACACACGGTGCACATAAGCTTCTATATGTTGAGGTTAGTAATGGTTCATGGCTCAGAGGTAACACTGGGGATgagttaaatgcagagaattgAGCAGAATCATCGTCAGTGTTTAACACAGCGTGCTCCATGTTGTCATTGTCTTGCAGCGGCACCGTGAAGCGGGAGAAGCGAGCGTTCAGTCGTCTGATCCTTGACACCACCTCCTGCTTCTTCCTGCCTCCGTTCAGCTTCCAGATCAGGGTCGGAGGACTTTACCTGCTGTACAGCCTGTATCAGTGTCAGACCGCGTTGCCCTCAGAGCAGGTCAGGAACGCAACACGTGAAGGGGTCACACGTTTAAATAAAGTCCTGCTCGATCTGAGGCGGATGGTGACTTCTTCCTGTGCTTCCGGCTGCAGATCCGTCTGGCGCTGAAGGACTGGGAGGACGTGAAGAAGTTTGAGAGGGACGCCGTGGACGCTAAGCACCTCGATGTCGTTTACATCCTGCGGCAGCTGATGTTCCACAAAGCTTTCCACTTCACCGCCATGCCGACACCGGTGAGCCGCCTGCCTCACATCCACATTCACACTGATATTCACTGAAAACCCTAAATACCATTTAATGGAGGAGTATTATGTGTGTACAGTGGAGATTCAGTTACTGAGAGGCCATTAAAACAAGGTGAGCTCTGACCCGGAGTCTGGAGTGGGATCAGACTGTGGTTTGTTCGGCTCCCTCCACGTCTCCTCCTGGCAGCAGCATTAAGGGGAACAGCAGCCACTTCGTTCATGTGTGATTTGCATTCTGCTCCCGTCCCAACCTGTTcgaaacgtgctgctgcatcagattcatcacacaaacatcagcagatatttacaaaggTCAATGAACCTGATGAGCTCAAACTTTAAATATTtggtctttgtgctgttttcagttcagtttatgtCAAACAGGATGAACAggttttcacattctgtttgagtgatgttttaaacagcgtccCAGCTGCTTTGGAAACAGGATGGAACTAATTACATCTACTTAAGTACAATGTTGAGGTACATTTCAGGCCACTTAATATTTCTAGTCCACTGTATTGCATGATctaaatatattaaatacatatttgacagctttaattGCGAGTTTATTTGCAGAGTCAGAgcattaatacaaaatataaatcaactaaTAAATGATGTTGTATTATTATGGGTGATTTCCAGCTGCAACATCAGTCATTTTTCCACATTAACGAGTCACtaaattattatatattatccTGTAATGCAGATATTTTTCTGTATAATGTGTACTTGTGGTACTTGCAACTTTTTTGCATGCAGAAagtttactgaagtaaaagatctgagttcttcttccaccactgattgcAGG
Coding sequences:
- the yipf6 gene encoding protein YIPF6; the protein is MAAAEEASRPFAGLSDVSISEDIPVEGDISVPVGSSRRDDEFSTLDEPVKETILRDLRAVGNKFIHVLYPKRSSALLRDWDLWGPLLLCVTLALLLQGGAADSDDQGGPQFAEVFVIIWFGSIIITLNSKLLGGTISFFQSLCVLGYCIMPLTVAMAVCRIVLVGGSGTVSFAVRLVVVTASFGWSTFASTAFLADSQPPNRKALVVYPVFLFYFVIGWMILTFSPSQ